A single genomic interval of Argopecten irradians isolate NY chromosome 8, Ai_NY, whole genome shotgun sequence harbors:
- the LOC138328834 gene encoding mucin-19-like produces MSDGTCQTGLTTVSLCMTGLTTVSLSLTGLTTVSLCMTGLTTVSLCLTGLTTVSLCDRLTGLITVSQCMTGLTTVSLCLTGLTTVSLCQTGLTTKSQCLTGLTTRAYISDGTNHCISMSDGIFHFISMSDGTNHCISMSDGIFHFLSLCLTGLTTVSLCLTGLTTVSLCLTRLTTVSLCLTGLTTVSLCLTGLTAVSLCLTGHTTVSLCLTGLTTVYLCLTGLTTVYLCLTGLTTISLCMTGLTTISLCLTGHTTVSLCQTGLTTVSLCLTGLTTISQCMTGLTTVSLCLTGLTTVYLCQTGLTSVSLCLTGLSIVSLCLTGLATDHCISMFDCMTTVSLCLTRLTTISLCLTGLTTVSLCLTGLTNVSLCLTGLTTVSLCLTGLTTVSLSLTGLTSVSLCLTGLTTVSLCLTGLTTVSLCLTGLTTVSLCLTGLTTVSLCLTGLTTVSLCLTGLTTVSLCLTELNTVSLCLTVGPLYLYV; encoded by the exons ATGTCAGACGGGACATGTCAGACGGGACTTACCACTGTATCTCTTTGTATGACAGGACTTACCACTGTATCTCTAAGTCTGACGGGACTCACCACTGTATCTCTATGTATGACGGGACTTACCACTGTATCTCTATGTCTGACGGGACTAACCACTGTATCTCTATGTGACAGGCTGACAGGACTTATCACTGTATCTCAATGTATGACGGGACTTACCACTGTATCTCTATGTCTGACGGGACTTACCACTGTATCTCTATGTCAGACGGGACTTACCACTAAATCTCAATGTCTGACAGGACTTACCACTAGGGCCTATATCTCTGACGGGACTAACCACTGTATCTCTATGTCTGACGGGATTTTTCACTTTATCTCTATGTCTGACGGGACTAACCACTGTATCTCTATGTCTGACGggatttttcactttttatctCTCTGTCTGACGGGACTAACCACTGTATCTCTATGTCTGACGGGACTAACCACTGTATCTCTATGTCTGACGAGACTTACCACTGTATCTCTATGTCTGACGGGACTAACCACTGTATCTCTATGTCTGACAGGACTTACCGCTGTATCTCTATGTCTGACGGGACATACCACTGTATCACTATGTCTGACAGGACTTACAACTGTATATCTATGTCTGACAGGACTTACCACTGTATATCTATGTCTGACGGGACTTACCACTATATCCCTATGTATGACAGGACTTACCACTATATCTCTATGTCTGACCGGACATACCACTGTATCTCTATGTCAGACAGGACTTACAACTGTATCTCTATGTCTGACTGGACTTACCACTATATCCCAATGTATGACAGGACTTACCACTGTATCCCTATGTCTGACGGGACTTACCACTGTATATTTATGTCAGACGGGACTTACCAGTGTATCCCTATGTCTGACAGGACTTTCCATTGTTTCTCTATGTCTGACGGGACTTGCCACT GACCACTGTATCTCTATGTTTGACTGTATGACCACTGTATCTCTATGTCTGACGAGACTTACCACTATATCACTATGTCTGACGGGACTTACCACTGTATCTCTATGTCTAACGGGACTTACCAATGTATCTCTATGTCTGACGGGACTTACCACTGTATCTCTATGTCTGACGGGACTTACCACTGTATCTCTAAGTCTAACGGGACTTACCTCTGTTTCTCTATGTCTGACGGGACTTACCACTGTATCTCTATGTCTAACGGGACTTACCACTGTTTCTCTATGTCTGACGGGACTTACCACTGTATCTCTATGTCTTACCGGACTTACCACTGTATCTCTATGTCTGACGGGACTTACCACTGTATCTCTATGTCTGACGGGACTTACCACTGTATCTCTATGTCTGACGGAACTTAACACTGTATCTCTATGTCTGACTGTAGGACCACTGTATCTCTATGTTTGA